The window AGCAAATCGCCAACAAGAACTAGATAAGTCCCTTTGTCCTTGAAAAGCTGTTTAGTCTCAAAGTCACGATTCAACCAATGATGGGAAGGACCTAAAGAGTTCAAAGTTCAGAACTTTGTTTACAGCACAAAGAGAGATGTTACAAAACCAAATGACATAATAAGTTACCTTCAAGCTTATCAAGTGAAGCTCTAACATAAGAGAGCAAATCAGCatgtggagaagaagaagctcgAGACACTCGTTTCACTGACGCAAATCTGAACGACACTGATTATCAAAATGAACACATAATCGAAAAGtaatcaaatcaaattaaaccCACCCGCGAGTTCCGACCAATGTGTTCGACACAATGTCCCTGTCTCCACCGATAGCAACGGGTCGCCGACATCCTATTGAAACAAAAAAGAATCTTGAATTAGTGAAAACACCCAGAAAGCTTAGAAGACGATTCAAAGCCTCCGAACCTGAGACGATCCGAGAAGAAAGCCAcgaaatttttttcaaattgagGCTTCTGCTGCTAGACATTTCTGAATCGTGGTCAATGAGTTTCAGGAATCTGGAGATTTTACAAGGGTTTAACCGGCAAGCATCGAGCCGGCGGGAGGATAAACTCAGTCTATTAAATTTAGTTCAAGCTTGGTTAAACATCCGGGGTGGTGGCGCAGTTGGCTAGCGCGTAGGTCTCATAGCTATCTGAGTAATCCTGAGGTCGAGAGTTCGAGCCTCTCTCACcccatttattttttatttctttgttttagTTGTTGACTCTCTACGCTTGGAACTTTTTACTGAACCGAgctgtaattttttttagtaaattttgTTAGTTTGGTTAAAATTTCtggtatttttttaatataatttgttttttaaaaatatatataataactggTTAATCAAAACTCAACTTTTAGAATGTTTACTGAATCAAGTCGAACtaattctaaattttaataaaactaaatttaaatcagacctaaatcaaaattttcagtaATTTTTCTAAAAGCTAAACTAACCAAATATCAACCCAAGTTTTATTTTAGATTGATTCAGTAAAAGTTATGTGAACCCAACTTGCTTATCCAACTTTCGGATTAAACCTACGCGTTCGGTTTGAATCGGgttttgtgttggatccagatCAGTTGGACGATTGGAATTTATCGGTTTAGATTCTACGGGTCcggttttggttcgggtatTTTCGGGTCTGAGTAAAATGCCGCGGGCCTATTTCAGACATAATTGTCTCAAACAGAGTCGGGTCGGGTCGTCATCAAAATCCTTTTAACAGCAAACCCTAATTGCCGCCGATATCTTCCTTAGCTTCTCCATAAACCCTTCTCTTCCAAAACTTCTCAAGCTTCGCTCTCAGAGATGGCGAAATGTGGTAAAAGTAAGCTAAAATCCCTCAATTGAATCTGCAATTTTTCTATGtccttttactttcttgtttgATGTTGTGATTGTCTTTTTTGCAGAGAGCAAGAGTAAGAGGGTGACCTTGAAGCAGAAGAACAAGGTCCTTAGAAAGGTGAAGGAGCACCACAAGAAGAAGGCAAAGGAGGCTAATAAGCTCGGGTTTAACCGTAAGGCTAGAGCAGAGAAGGACCCAGGCATCCCCAATGACTGGCCTTACAAGGAACAGGAGCTTAAGGCCTTAGAAGCTCGACGCGCCAGTGCCCTCGAGGAGATTGAACAGAAGAAAGAGGCCCACAAAGAAAAGGTATCATCTTTCATCAAACTTTGTTTTGAAATTATTGTGAAAGCTTGAGTCTTTTTGGTTAAAGACATGTTCTTTTTTGTGTCTTGCTGTTTGGTTTTCTTGTAATAATTAATTATGAATTGCTGTCTGTGTTCTAATCTCAAAGAAAAGGTCTCACCTTTCATCAAACTTTGTTTGATTTATTGTGAAAGCTTGTCTCTTTTGGTCAAAGACATGTACTTTGTGTTTTGATGTTTGGTTTTCTTGTAATAATTAATTATGAAGTGATGTTTGTGTTCTGATCTCACTTACTAAGGCTAAAAAGAGGAAGCTTGAGGATGAGGATACCAAGAGTGGAGATGACTCGAGTAGACTTGTCAATGTTCGAGGTGAGTTTCATTGtgcttttaattttatatttgattttaatctACCTTTTAAGTTATGTATATTGTTTCACAGATAACTCGGAGAGGGCTTTCTACAAGGAGCTTGTGAAAGTCATTGAACTGTCCGACGTCATTCTCGAGGTTCTTGATGCTCGTGATCCCCTCGGTACTCGTTGTACCGACATGGAGAGGATGGTGATGCAAGCTGGTCCCAATAAGCACCTCGTGCTGCTTCTCAACAAGATTGGTAAAGCTTTTTCTATAGAAACTCTCTGCTCTCGTGCTGTTGTTGTCAATCATTAGACTCATAATCTCTCTTTGTACTACAGATCTTGTTCCTCGAGAGGCTGCTGAGAAATGGCTTAAGTACCTCAGGGAAGAGTTTCCAGCTGTTGCCTTCAAATGTAGTACACAAGAACAGAGATCAAACTTGGGTTGGAAGTCTTCAAAGGCGTCGAAACCAAGTAATATTTTGCAGACAAGTTCAAAGGCGTCGAAACCAAGTAATATTTTGCAGACAAGTGATTGTCTTGGAGCAGACACTCTTATCAAGTTGCTGAAGAACTACTCTAGAAGTCATGAGGTTAGTTTCCATGCCTTGCATTGAGATACATCATCCATTTTTTTGAACTAATCCTTCTTTGTTGTATCGTGTTTTGGCAGTTGAAAAAATCTATCACAGTTGGTATTATCGGACTTCCCAATGTTGGGAAGAGTAGTCTTATCAACAGTTTGAAGAGAGCTCACGTTGTGAACGTCGGCGCCACTCCTGGACTGACCAGGTCTCTCCAAGAGGTTCATTTAGACAAAAACGTGAAGCTGCTAGATTGTCCTGGAGTTGTGATGCTCAAATCTTCAGCGAATGATGCTTCCATAGCTCTCCGGAACTGTAAAAGGATCGAGAAGTTGGAAGATCCAGTTAGTCCAGGTAGATTGGAAATGATAATGCAAATTTATGATTGAATATATCAAATTAATCTCAGTGATCTAACTGTGAAACCTTGTTGGGGGAATCTAGTGAAGGAGATTCTCAAGCTTTGTTCACCGCAATTGCTGGTGACTCTATACAAGATCCAGAGCTTTGAGGCGGTTGATGACTTTCTTTATAAAGTGGCTACCGTTAGGGGTAAGCTTAAGAAGGGTGGTCTTGTGGATATTGAAGCTGCTGCGAGGATTGTGTTGCATGACTGGAATGAAGGTGAGGTGATTATTGTCTTTTAGTTCACTCATAAAACATGGAATCTTGAAAACATATTAATTGTGTGCAGGTAAGATTCCTTTCTATACAATGCCGCCAAAGAGAGACCAAGGTGAACACGCAGAGTCAAAGATTGTGACGGAGTTGGCTAAGGAGTTCAACATCGATGAGGTTTACAGTGGTGAGTCTTCTTTCATTGGGAGTTTGAAGACTGTCAGCGACTTCAACCCTGTTGAGATTCCTTCCAATGGTCCCATCCACGTAGATGAAACTATGATCGAGGTTGGTTTGGTTGGTTAATAGATTATCTCTCTTGATTCCATTTGCTTTGTAACCTGCTTGGTGTGGTTTAATATCTTTGGTTATTTATCACAGGATGGGTCTAAGACTCAGACCAAAGAAGAAGAGGCTGGTCtt is drawn from Brassica rapa cultivar Chiifu-401-42 chromosome A05, CAAS_Brap_v3.01, whole genome shotgun sequence and contains these coding sequences:
- the LOC103870708 gene encoding guanine nucleotide-binding protein-like NSN1 — encoded protein: MAKCGKKSKSKRVTLKQKNKVLRKVKEHHKKKAKEANKLGFNRKARAEKDPGIPNDWPYKEQELKALEARRASALEEIEQKKEAHKEKAKKRKLEDEDTKSGDDSSRLVNVRDNSERAFYKELVKVIELSDVILEVLDARDPLGTRCTDMERMVMQAGPNKHLVLLLNKIDLVPREAAEKWLKYLREEFPAVAFKCSTQEQRSNLGWKSSKASKPSNILQTSSKASKPSNILQTSDCLGADTLIKLLKNYSRSHELKKSITVGIIGLPNVGKSSLINSLKRAHVVNVGATPGLTRSLQEVHLDKNVKLLDCPGVVMLKSSANDASIALRNCKRIEKLEDPVSPVKEILKLCSPQLLVTLYKIQSFEAVDDFLYKVATVRGKLKKGGLVDIEAAARIVLHDWNEGKIPFYTMPPKRDQGEHAESKIVTELAKEFNIDEVYSGESSFIGSLKTVSDFNPVEIPSNGPIHVDETMIEDGSKTQTKEEEAGLDNDGDESMGGEEEEEEETGKLKSEASRQNRKLYAAESMLNTKRQKAEKRQRKKAKKAAGGEDLMDGDYDFKEDYGKKNKDTAMDEGDGFQIDAKIPMAALLDLPEE